The following coding sequences lie in one Prionailurus viverrinus isolate Anna chromosome X, UM_Priviv_1.0, whole genome shotgun sequence genomic window:
- the LOC125157763 gene encoding trafficking protein particle complex subunit 13-like, which yields MQWCGGKMFFSKLCLFPFLPPFEVKTKFYNSGMSDLFLEIQIQNISSSTVFIQKVLLKPPEMYTREELNTVNQAGEDQCTFGTRTFLQSMEGRQYLYYLEFKQEFSEKAGTIRGLIEMGTLDIVWKRDLGEMAMLQTIQLQREAPGYGNMRLSLETIPDTVILEEPFNIICKITNCSGRKMKLVLEMCDTDSIRWCGSSGRYLGKLSPSSSLCFTLTLLSLKLGLQGVSGIQVTDKVLKKTYACNNLAKICVIPSTFKMKN from the coding sequence ATGCAATGGTGTGGAGGAAAGATGTTTTTTAGTAAACTgtgcttatttccttttctccctccatttGAAGTTAAAACAAAGTTTTACAATTCAGGGATGAGTGACTTATTTCTTGAAATCCagattcagaatatttcatcttcAACTGTCTTTATacaaaaagttttattaaagCCACCTGAAATGTACACCAGGGAAGAATTAAATACTGTCAATCAAGCTGGTGAAGATCAGTGTACCTTTGGAACAAGAACATTTTTACAGTCAATGGAAGGACGCCAGTATTTATACTACCTTGAGTTTAAACAGGAATTTTCTGAGAAAGCTGGTACCATTAGGGGACTAATAGAAATGGGAACATTAGATATAGTGTGGAAAAGAGATCTAGGTGAGATGGCAATGCTACAGACAATCCAGCTTCAAAGAGAGGCTCCAGGTTATGGAAACATGAGGCTGTCTTTGGAAACAATCCCAGATACTGTAATTTTAGAAGAGCCTTTTAATATTATCTGTAAGATAACCAACTGCAGTGGTAGGAAAATGAAATTGGTTTTGGAGATGTGTGATACAGATTCTATTCGTTGGTGTGGAAGTTCAGGAAGGTATCTTGGAAAGCTGTCACCAAGTTCATCTCTCTGCTTCACCTTGACACTACTGTCCTTAAAACTGGGCCTACAAGGTGTCTCTGGCATACAGGTAACagacaaagtattaaaaaaaacctatgcCTGTAATAACCTTGCAAAGATCTGTGTAATACCTTCCacgtttaaaatgaaaaactga